Proteins encoded by one window of Benincasa hispida cultivar B227 unplaced genomic scaffold, ASM972705v1 Contig1171, whole genome shotgun sequence:
- the LOC120068831 gene encoding probable purine permease 10 — protein sequence MGEDQDKSLQITESDQIAKEANTTDFSETIINQRKISHKANYIKWLKISLYIIFLLLGQAVATLLGRLYFDKGGKSKWLGTLVQVAGFPIFLPYYIITATKQKTNTNNISQTEQQPTLLKLVLVYVSLGLLLAADCYLFSIGLMYLPVSTYSLISSSQLAFNAIFSFFLNSQKFTPPIINSLVLLTISSTLLVFQTESDDSANNKASKAKYIIGFLCTIAGSAGYGLVLSLTQLFFNKVIKSESFKVIVDMIVYRSLVASLAIVVGLFVSGEWSGLEREMDEFELGKVSYVMTVVWTAIIWKVYTVGCVGLIFEVSSLFSNAVCTLGLPIVPVAAVIFFHDKMSGLKGVAMALAIWGFVSYGYQQYLDDFKSKKIPEVRCEER from the coding sequence AATCAGATCAGATAGCCAAAGAAGCAAACACCACAGATTTTTCAGAAACAATCATCAACCAAAGGAAAATCTCCCACAAAGCAAATTACATTAAGTGGCTTAAGATCTCTCTCTACATCATCTTTCTCCTTCTAGGACAAGCAGTGGCAACCCTCCTTGGAAGACTCTACTTTGACAAAGGAGGCAAAAGCAAATGGCTTGGAACCTTGGTCCAAGTAGCAGGCTTCCCCATCTTCCTTCCTTATTACATCATAACAGCaaccaaacaaaaaacaaacacaaacaaCATTTCACAAACAGAACAACAACCAACCCTGTTGAAACTAGTTCTGGTTTATGTCTCACTGGGGCTGCTTTTAGCTGCAGATTGCTACTTATTCTCCATTGGCCTCATGTATCTCCCTGTCTCCACTTATTCCCTCATCTCTTCCTCACAATTAGCCTTCAATGCtatcttttccttcttcctgAACTCCCAAAAGTTCACTCCTCCCATTATTAACTCCCTTGTTCTTCTCACCATCTCCTCCACCCTCCTTGTCTTTCAAACAGAATCAGATGATTCAGCCAACAATAAGGCCTCTAAGGCCAAATACATAATTGGCTTCCTCTGCACCATTGCTGGATCAGCCGGCTACGGCCTAGTGCTTTCTTTGACGCAgctgttcttcaacaaggtcaTCAAAAGTGAGTCATTCAAGGTCATTGTGGACATGATTGTGTACCGGTCGTTAGTTGCTTCTCTAGCCATTGTTGTGGGGCTTTTTGTGAGTGGAGAGTGGAGTGGTTTAGAAAGGGAGATGGATGAGTTTGAGCTGGGGAAAGTATCCTATGTTATGACAGTGGTTTGGACTGCCATTATATGGAAAGTTTACACCGTTGGGTGTGTTGGTTTGATATTTGAAGTTTCTTCTCTGTTTTCCAATGCCGTATGTACTCTAGGATTGCCTATAGTTCCTGTTGCGGCAGTGATCTTCTTTCATGACAAAATGAGTGGGTTAAAAGGTGTTGCCATGGCTTTGGCGATTTGGGGTTTTGTTTCATATGGCTATCAGCAGTATCTTGATGATTTCAAGTCCAAGAAAATTCCAGAAGTTCGTTGTGAAGAAAGATAG